The Girardinichthys multiradiatus isolate DD_20200921_A chromosome Y, DD_fGirMul_XY1, whole genome shotgun sequence genome has a window encoding:
- the LOC124865044 gene encoding serine/threonine-protein kinase 19-like isoform X1, translated as MLFQTDPLGGTRDILPTFDIIIYKGSFKFGLLNGFMNNDMNRKRALISDAFKVKKKRNGTETFGAVDEAGAPADMKSTLEHLMTLFPRKLFNDTLPPIVLKHQLYSIHDDKTLVDKEVKKLQESGELLMFQLGFDSEAFGLVFASDYKAKVLAGEEGKVTQTTVDKFLEKVVSSCPDLSFSKDKMLKEFLFTDSEITQLVKSGVLTVRDAGSWWLSIPNSGKFTKYFIQGRKVVLGMVKKSKYSKVLRADLEERRTTSQVKFPIKYHVHDIVGAELVESIPTTSGTLLRFTDS; from the exons ATGTTATTCCAAACTGATCCACTGGGTGGCACCCGCGACATTTTACCCACATTTGACATAATAATTTATAAAGGAAGCTTTAAATTTGGTTTACTTAATGGATTTATGAACAACG ATATGAACAGAAAACGGGCTCTGATTTCCGACGCtttcaaagtaaagaaaaagagaaatggCACAGAAACGTTTGGGGCTGTTGACGAAGCAGGTG CACCAGCTGACATGAAATCTACCTTGGAGCACCTAATGACACTATTTCCCAGGAAGCTCTTTAACGACACCTTGCCTCCAATTGTACTGAAGCACCAGCTGTACAGCATACACGATGACAAGACCCTGGTGGATAAGGAAGTG AAAAAACTCCAGGAGAGCGGGGAGCTGCTGATGTTCCAGCTCGGGTTTGACTCTGAAGCGTTCGGGCTGGTTTTTGCATCAGACTACAAGGCCAAAGTTCTGGCTGGCGAAGAGGGGAAAGTAACGCAAACAACTGTTGACAAGTTCTTGGAGAAAGTGGTGTCCTCCTGCCCAGATCTTAGCTTCAGCAAAGACAAGATGCTGAAAGAGTTTCTCTTCACAGACTCGGAGATAAC GCAGTTGGTGAAGTCAGGGGTTCTGACCGTGAGGGATGCCGGCAGCTGGTGGCTTTCCATTCCCAACTCTGGCAAATTCACAAAGTATTTTATTCAAG GCCGTAAAGTGGTGCTTGGCATGGTGAAGAAGTCCAAATATAGCAAAGTGTTACGAGCCGATTTAGAGGAGCGACGCACAACCTCACAAGTGAAATTTCCTATAAAATACCATGTCCATGACATTGTTGGGGCAGAATTGGTAGAAAG CATACCTACAACTTCAGGGACTTTGTTGCGATTTACAGATTCCTGA
- the LOC124865044 gene encoding serine/threonine-protein kinase 19-like isoform X2, producing MNRKRALISDAFKVKKKRNGTETFGAVDEAGAPADMKSTLEHLMTLFPRKLFNDTLPPIVLKHQLYSIHDDKTLVDKEVKKLQESGELLMFQLGFDSEAFGLVFASDYKAKVLAGEEGKVTQTTVDKFLEKVVSSCPDLSFSKDKMLKEFLFTDSEITQLVKSGVLTVRDAGSWWLSIPNSGKFTKYFIQGRKVVLGMVKKSKYSKVLRADLEERRTTSQVKFPIKYHVHDIVGAELVESIPTTSGTLLRFTDS from the exons ATGAACAGAAAACGGGCTCTGATTTCCGACGCtttcaaagtaaagaaaaagagaaatggCACAGAAACGTTTGGGGCTGTTGACGAAGCAGGTG CACCAGCTGACATGAAATCTACCTTGGAGCACCTAATGACACTATTTCCCAGGAAGCTCTTTAACGACACCTTGCCTCCAATTGTACTGAAGCACCAGCTGTACAGCATACACGATGACAAGACCCTGGTGGATAAGGAAGTG AAAAAACTCCAGGAGAGCGGGGAGCTGCTGATGTTCCAGCTCGGGTTTGACTCTGAAGCGTTCGGGCTGGTTTTTGCATCAGACTACAAGGCCAAAGTTCTGGCTGGCGAAGAGGGGAAAGTAACGCAAACAACTGTTGACAAGTTCTTGGAGAAAGTGGTGTCCTCCTGCCCAGATCTTAGCTTCAGCAAAGACAAGATGCTGAAAGAGTTTCTCTTCACAGACTCGGAGATAAC GCAGTTGGTGAAGTCAGGGGTTCTGACCGTGAGGGATGCCGGCAGCTGGTGGCTTTCCATTCCCAACTCTGGCAAATTCACAAAGTATTTTATTCAAG GCCGTAAAGTGGTGCTTGGCATGGTGAAGAAGTCCAAATATAGCAAAGTGTTACGAGCCGATTTAGAGGAGCGACGCACAACCTCACAAGTGAAATTTCCTATAAAATACCATGTCCATGACATTGTTGGGGCAGAATTGGTAGAAAG CATACCTACAACTTCAGGGACTTTGTTGCGATTTACAGATTCCTGA
- the LOC124865044 gene encoding serine/threonine-protein kinase 19-like isoform X3, whose product MLFQTDPLGGTRDILPTFDIIIYKGSFKFGLLNGFMNNDMNRKRALISDAFKVKKKRNGTETFGAVDEAGAPADMKSTLEHLMTLFPRKLFNDTLPPIVLKHQLYSIHDDKTLVDKEVKKLQESGELLMFQLGFDSEAFGLVFASDYKAKVLAGEEGKVTQTTVDKFLEKVVSSCPDLSFSKDKMLKEFLFTDSEITIFRDQHFVCFLATKAVGEVRGSDREGCRQLVAFHSQLWQIHKVFYSRP is encoded by the exons ATGTTATTCCAAACTGATCCACTGGGTGGCACCCGCGACATTTTACCCACATTTGACATAATAATTTATAAAGGAAGCTTTAAATTTGGTTTACTTAATGGATTTATGAACAACG ATATGAACAGAAAACGGGCTCTGATTTCCGACGCtttcaaagtaaagaaaaagagaaatggCACAGAAACGTTTGGGGCTGTTGACGAAGCAGGTG CACCAGCTGACATGAAATCTACCTTGGAGCACCTAATGACACTATTTCCCAGGAAGCTCTTTAACGACACCTTGCCTCCAATTGTACTGAAGCACCAGCTGTACAGCATACACGATGACAAGACCCTGGTGGATAAGGAAGTG AAAAAACTCCAGGAGAGCGGGGAGCTGCTGATGTTCCAGCTCGGGTTTGACTCTGAAGCGTTCGGGCTGGTTTTTGCATCAGACTACAAGGCCAAAGTTCTGGCTGGCGAAGAGGGGAAAGTAACGCAAACAACTGTTGACAAGTTCTTGGAGAAAGTGGTGTCCTCCTGCCCAGATCTTAGCTTCAGCAAAGACAAGATGCTGAAAGAGTTTCTCTTCACAGACTCGGAGATAAC tattttcaGAGATCAGcactttgtttgttttctcGCCACCAAGGCAGTTGGTGAAGTCAGGGGTTCTGACCGTGAGGGATGCCGGCAGCTGGTGGCTTTCCATTCCCAACTCTGGCAAATTCACAAAGTATTTTATTCAAG GCCGTAA